From the Bacteroidales bacterium genome, one window contains:
- a CDS encoding UDP-2,3-diacylglucosamine diphosphatase, translating into MGNIYFVSDLHLGLHPVEKSRQRERKFVQWLDEIKQDAEALYLLGDIFDYWFEYRKVVPRGFVRTLGKLAELSDRGIDIHFFTGNHDVWVFDYLPSEIGLTVHNGPLITVLKGKRFYIAHGDGLGPGDPGYKLLKAIFHSKVLQWFYARIHPNASTAFAHWWSKKSRYSKGVSEAFQGEEKEEQIVFARKILEREHFDYFVFGHRHVAIDINLNGTSRLINLGEWIFGSSYAVFDGEVCLLKEYQPDF; encoded by the coding sequence ATGGGTAACATTTATTTTGTTTCCGATCTCCATCTGGGCCTGCACCCGGTTGAAAAAAGCAGGCAAAGAGAGAGGAAATTTGTTCAGTGGCTTGATGAGATCAAACAGGATGCCGAAGCTCTGTATCTGTTAGGCGACATCTTTGATTACTGGTTTGAATACAGGAAGGTTGTGCCCAGGGGGTTTGTGCGGACCCTGGGAAAACTGGCCGAATTATCTGATCGCGGCATTGATATCCATTTTTTTACCGGCAACCATGATGTATGGGTTTTTGATTACCTGCCTTCCGAAATAGGGCTTACCGTTCATAATGGACCGCTGATAACCGTGCTTAAAGGGAAACGTTTCTATATTGCCCATGGTGATGGATTGGGTCCCGGTGATCCTGGGTACAAGCTGCTGAAGGCCATTTTCCATTCCAAAGTATTGCAATGGTTCTATGCACGTATCCATCCCAATGCTTCAACAGCCTTTGCCCACTGGTGGTCAAAAAAGAGCAGGTATTCCAAAGGGGTATCAGAAGCATTTCAGGGGGAGGAAAAAGAAGAACAAATTGTATTTGCGAGAAAGATTCTGGAAAGGGAGCATTTCGACTATTTTGTATTTGGCCACCGGCATGTGGCCATTGATATCAACCTCAACGGCACATCCCGCCTCATCAACCTTGGAGAATGGATATTTGGCAGCAGCTATGCG
- a CDS encoding AhpC/TSA family protein encodes MTKRAAILYILMLVLASCGKQNKVKIILDYSGGKDKTTVVLKEIKVDREFPMDSAKLKDSGRHTFTVQTSQPRFYKLVFPGEKWIMLLAEPGERIRLKVPQEKLPFGYEVNGSPGSQSIRELGQRLYVTVHKMDSLRNLYNALPTDQKYDSDRASLDAEFRALADSQHRESIRFVLSHYNSLASIYALYQKYDDSTWVFYSAKDLQYFKIAGDSLSKRYPHSDEVKALRAHFNRLMNQRQRLLLTTLAQKKSIGFPDLRLPNVSSDTIRLSSLTGKVILVSFWRSDLPGCLVQNREFVELYKRFEKKGLRIYQVSLDPDRPKWAAFVLDAGYPWISVWGGPFETSLAARLYNVQQLPSEYIINKDGEIVAVNPDPDNLAAIIAPLLR; translated from the coding sequence ATGACAAAGAGGGCTGCCATTCTGTACATTCTGATGCTGGTTCTGGCTTCCTGCGGGAAACAGAATAAGGTAAAGATCATTCTTGATTATTCCGGAGGGAAGGATAAAACCACTGTTGTTCTGAAGGAAATAAAAGTTGACAGGGAATTTCCCATGGATTCGGCTAAACTGAAGGATTCAGGACGGCATACGTTCACTGTTCAGACCAGCCAGCCGCGTTTTTATAAACTGGTTTTTCCCGGAGAAAAATGGATTATGCTGCTGGCCGAACCGGGTGAGCGCATTCGCCTGAAGGTGCCTCAGGAAAAACTTCCTTTCGGATACGAGGTAAATGGTTCGCCTGGTTCGCAGTCTATCCGTGAATTGGGGCAAAGGCTGTATGTTACGGTTCATAAAATGGATTCTCTGCGGAATCTGTACAATGCTTTACCAACCGACCAGAAGTATGATTCTGACCGGGCCAGCCTTGATGCCGAATTCAGGGCACTGGCCGATTCCCAGCACAGGGAGAGCATTCGTTTTGTTCTTTCGCACTACAATTCCCTGGCCAGCATCTATGCACTTTATCAGAAGTACGATGACAGTACATGGGTCTTCTATTCGGCCAAAGACCTTCAGTATTTTAAAATAGCCGGTGACTCGCTTTCGAAAAGATATCCGCATTCTGATGAAGTGAAAGCCCTTCGTGCCCATTTCAACCGGCTGATGAATCAGCGGCAACGGCTTTTACTGACAACGCTGGCGCAGAAAAAATCCATCGGATTTCCCGACCTGCGTTTGCCTAACGTTTCCTCCGACACCATCAGGCTTTCTTCGCTCACAGGGAAAGTGATTCTTGTCAGTTTCTGGCGTTCCGATTTGCCGGGGTGCCTGGTTCAGAACCGGGAGTTTGTTGAACTGTATAAACGTTTTGAGAAGAAAGGATTACGGATTTATCAGGTTTCTCTTGATCCCGACAGGCCTAAATGGGCAGCCTTTGTGCTGGATGCAGGCTATCCATGGATCAGTGTCTGGGGCGGTCCGTTCGAAACATCACTTGCCGCCCGGCTGTACAATGTTCAGCAATTGCCTTCAGAATACATTATCAACAAGGATGGAGAAATCGTTGCGGTAAATCCCGACCCGGATAATCTTGCCGCCATTATTGCTCCCCTTTTACGTTAG
- a CDS encoding amylo-alpha-1,6-glucosidase, which yields MAYINFDKNKLVNLEYSLSKEILRSNRAGSYASTTIIGCNTRKYHGLLVCPLEQIDGDKHVLLSSFDETVIQHGSEFNLGIHKYAGDTYYPKGHKYVRDFEVEFVAKTTYRVGGVVLTKESLMVGKEEQILLRYTLLDAHSPTTLRFRPFLAFRNFHTLTHANLDANTKAEPVKNGVRIKMYHGYPYLYMQFNKPVDFVPVPDWYYGIEYTEEMKRGYEFREDLFVPGYFELPIEKGESIIFSASLREADPAGLKRKFQNELKNRIPRDSFKNCLRNAAEQFIVRRDKKTEITAGFPWFGTWGRDTFISLPGLTIALDDPKTFRAVVDTQIDKMKDGLFPNMGKDADPAFNSVDAPLWFFWSLQQYANEYQAHEEIWKKYKKPMQNILEAYRHGAPFNIRMHENGLIFSGEPGRALTWMDAVIHGKPVTPRIGYDVEINALWYNAVRFALELAKNARDSRFVSQWKDIPEKTGKSFIEHFWNPELGYCADYVNGNYRDFSVRPNMVIAASLPYSPLSDEMINSILGFVERELLTPKGLRTLSPNDPAYIGIYEGDQASRDAAYHQGTVWPWLLQPYALAYLKLHKTSGISHLKKIVEGFESDMSEYGIGTVGEIYDGDPPHMPRGSISQAWSVAALLWIDFTLNKLEKNLKQDNSKKL from the coding sequence ATGGCCTATATCAATTTCGACAAAAATAAGCTGGTGAACCTGGAATATTCACTGAGCAAGGAAATTCTCCGTTCCAACCGGGCCGGGTCGTATGCATCGACTACCATCATCGGCTGCAATACCAGAAAATACCATGGTTTGCTTGTATGCCCGCTGGAACAGATTGATGGCGACAAACATGTTCTTCTTTCATCGTTTGACGAAACGGTAATACAGCACGGCAGTGAATTCAATCTGGGAATTCATAAATATGCCGGTGATACGTATTATCCGAAAGGGCATAAATATGTCCGCGATTTTGAGGTGGAATTTGTTGCCAAAACCACCTATCGGGTCGGAGGTGTGGTGCTTACCAAAGAAAGCCTTATGGTAGGAAAAGAAGAACAGATTTTACTGCGGTACACCTTGCTGGATGCCCATTCGCCCACCACTCTGCGTTTCAGGCCATTTCTTGCTTTCCGGAATTTTCACACCCTTACCCATGCCAACCTCGATGCTAACACCAAAGCCGAACCGGTAAAAAACGGCGTCCGCATTAAAATGTACCATGGATATCCTTACCTTTATATGCAGTTTAATAAACCAGTTGATTTTGTTCCGGTTCCTGACTGGTATTATGGCATTGAATACACCGAAGAAATGAAGCGCGGATACGAATTCCGCGAAGATCTTTTTGTGCCGGGATATTTTGAACTGCCCATCGAAAAAGGCGAATCCATTATCTTTTCTGCCTCGCTCAGGGAAGCAGATCCGGCAGGGCTGAAAAGAAAGTTCCAGAATGAACTAAAAAACCGTATTCCGCGTGACAGTTTCAAAAACTGCCTTCGCAACGCAGCCGAACAATTTATTGTACGGCGCGACAAAAAAACGGAAATTACCGCCGGTTTCCCCTGGTTCGGAACATGGGGCCGTGATACGTTCATTTCTCTTCCCGGCCTCACCATCGCCCTTGATGACCCCAAAACATTCCGGGCAGTGGTTGACACACAGATCGACAAAATGAAAGACGGCCTTTTCCCCAACATGGGAAAAGATGCGGACCCCGCTTTCAACAGTGTGGATGCCCCGCTCTGGTTCTTCTGGAGTTTACAGCAATATGCCAATGAATATCAGGCGCATGAGGAAATATGGAAAAAATATAAAAAGCCGATGCAGAACATTCTCGAAGCATACCGCCATGGCGCTCCATTCAACATCCGCATGCACGAAAACGGATTGATTTTCTCCGGTGAACCCGGACGTGCCCTTACCTGGATGGATGCCGTCATTCACGGAAAACCCGTTACCCCCCGTATCGGATATGATGTTGAAATCAATGCCCTCTGGTATAACGCAGTCCGGTTTGCCCTTGAACTTGCAAAGAATGCCCGCGACAGCCGCTTTGTCAGTCAGTGGAAAGACATACCCGAAAAAACCGGAAAATCATTCATTGAACATTTCTGGAACCCTGAACTCGGGTATTGCGCCGATTACGTCAACGGCAATTACCGCGATTTTTCCGTAAGGCCCAATATGGTCATAGCCGCATCACTTCCCTACTCGCCTCTTTCAGATGAAATGATCAATTCCATCCTGGGATTCGTAGAACGAGAATTGCTCACGCCAAAAGGATTACGTACCCTTTCTCCGAATGACCCTGCCTACATTGGTATTTACGAAGGAGATCAGGCCTCCCGCGATGCCGCCTACCACCAGGGTACCGTATGGCCCTGGCTTCTGCAACCATACGCACTGGCGTATCTCAAACTTCACAAAACTTCCGGAATCAGCCACCTTAAAAAAATCGTCGAAGGATTCGAGAGCGATATGAGCGAATACGGAATTGGTACCGTTGGTGAAATTTATGATGGCGATCCTCCCCATATGCCCAGGGGTTCAATAAGCCAGGCATGGAGTGTAGCTGCATTACTCTGGATTGACTTTACACTGAATAAACTTGAAAAGAATCTGAAACAAGATAATTCGAAAAAACTATGA
- a CDS encoding redoxin domain-containing protein, translating to MRRIISAGQIRCRFNSRLLILAAAVVFVAGGCRGKGGKTVIEGSFPFAMNQKVVCFHMNSSELEPVDSAITDDKGRFRFTLHTDFPEFYSIRFEESKKSIVLAVHPGERIALASPVKEYWKNYTVRGSEDSEKVSELVRNQELYQEDFKALAKTFYDSLYSPRFAGEIKPELDSAYRRLVAEKKEFARAFVRKNCSYLAGLMALYQQVPSAGLSRSEPVLRPEEDYIYYHMVDSALNALYPASTPVRMLRSQMIAWDEQKRAKESYVARAGKGMPAPEIVMLSLNGDTVQLSSFRGKVVCLVFWASWDQKSRALNKMLRQEYFRLNPNEVQLLQVSLDRSKDAWQKAVADDRLSWPQVSDLKFWNSPVVKLYSVEALPLIIVIGKDGRIYERDVPPERLGAVIAEARKNSETNE from the coding sequence ATGAGAAGAATCATTTCTGCCGGGCAAATTCGATGCAGATTCAACAGCAGGTTATTGATCCTGGCAGCAGCGGTTGTTTTTGTTGCAGGAGGCTGCAGGGGAAAAGGCGGTAAAACAGTCATCGAAGGGTCTTTCCCTTTTGCTATGAATCAGAAAGTGGTTTGCTTTCATATGAACAGTTCGGAACTGGAACCGGTTGATTCAGCAATTACCGACGACAAGGGCCGTTTCCGTTTTACATTGCATACCGATTTTCCTGAATTTTATTCCATTCGATTTGAAGAGAGCAAAAAGAGTATAGTGCTTGCCGTTCATCCGGGCGAGAGAATTGCGCTTGCTTCCCCTGTAAAGGAATACTGGAAAAATTATACAGTCAGGGGATCGGAAGATTCCGAAAAGGTAAGTGAACTGGTCAGGAATCAGGAGTTGTACCAGGAAGATTTCAAAGCACTGGCGAAGACTTTTTATGATAGTTTGTACAGTCCCCGTTTTGCCGGTGAAATAAAACCGGAGCTGGATTCGGCCTACCGCCGTCTTGTTGCGGAAAAGAAAGAATTTGCCCGCGCTTTTGTAAGGAAGAACTGTTCTTACCTGGCCGGACTGATGGCATTGTACCAGCAGGTTCCTTCGGCGGGATTATCACGGAGTGAGCCGGTGTTGCGCCCGGAAGAAGATTATATATACTACCACATGGTGGATTCAGCCCTGAATGCTTTATATCCTGCCTCCACTCCCGTGCGGATGCTTCGGTCGCAAATGATCGCATGGGATGAACAGAAGAGGGCCAAGGAATCGTATGTTGCAAGAGCAGGGAAAGGGATGCCTGCGCCTGAAATTGTTATGCTCTCGCTCAACGGAGATACTGTGCAGCTAAGTTCTTTCCGCGGCAAAGTAGTTTGTCTTGTTTTCTGGGCTTCATGGGATCAGAAAAGCAGGGCTCTGAACAAAATGCTCCGGCAGGAATACTTCAGGTTGAATCCCAATGAGGTCCAGCTTCTGCAGGTTAGCCTTGACCGGAGCAAAGATGCCTGGCAGAAAGCAGTGGCCGATGACCGTTTGTCATGGCCGCAGGTGAGTGATCTCAAATTCTGGAATTCGCCGGTTGTGAAACTTTATTCGGTAGAAGCACTGCCCCTGATTATTGTAATCGGGAAAGACGGACGCATTTATGAACGGGATGTTCCCCCCGAACGACTCGGTGCTGTTATTGCTGAAGCGCGAAAAAACTCTGAAACCAATGAATAA
- a CDS encoding polysaccharide deacetylase family protein: protein MKTICLYFQVHQPFRFRRYRFFDIGHDHYYYDDYSNESILHKVAQKCYLPANTILYNLIKEYGSRFKVSFSISGTAIDQFRLYAPEVLESFKKLAKTGYVEFLAETYAHSLSSLINREEFEAQVTKHRETIKEIFGQTPTVFRNTELVYSDEIGAMIADMGFKTVVTEGAKHILGWKSPNYVYCNAINPRLKVLLRNFKLSDDISFRFSNKSWNEYPLTADKYVAWLNALDKKEQTVNIFMDYETFGEHQDQNTGIFEFLKALPRAVFSRSSYHFATPSDVADRHQPIAAISALHPISWADEERDISAWLGNELQQAAFNKLYSLRQLVLKNNEAQIWEDWKNLQTADHFYYMSTKVLSDGEVHKYFNPYDSPYDAFINYMNILSDFEIRLKQEQKMPSDPAYLMKLLEEKERIIEDLSKQIPPNISSKTPSKTLKTKTMKKEATKAKKEQVAPAEKNAKTAEKAPAKKTVKKTTAKKTAAKKATAKPAAKKTTAKKTAKKTTAKKAAPKKTAAKKTTAKKTAKPAAKKAVAKKAAPKKAAAKK, encoded by the coding sequence ATGAAAACCATTTGCTTATACTTTCAGGTTCATCAGCCTTTCCGGTTCAGACGCTACCGATTCTTTGATATAGGACATGACCATTACTATTACGACGATTACAGCAACGAAAGCATTCTGCATAAAGTTGCTCAGAAATGCTATCTCCCCGCTAATACGATCCTGTACAATCTTATCAAGGAATACGGAAGCCGCTTCAAAGTAAGTTTCAGCATATCCGGAACCGCCATCGACCAGTTCCGGCTCTATGCCCCGGAAGTTCTGGAGAGCTTTAAAAAACTGGCTAAAACAGGATATGTCGAATTTCTGGCCGAAACGTATGCCCATTCACTGAGTTCGCTCATTAACCGGGAAGAGTTTGAAGCCCAGGTGACAAAGCACAGGGAAACGATCAAGGAAATCTTCGGGCAAACCCCGACTGTTTTCCGAAATACCGAACTCGTCTATTCCGACGAAATCGGCGCTATGATAGCCGACATGGGATTTAAAACTGTGGTGACGGAAGGAGCCAAACACATTCTTGGCTGGAAAAGCCCAAACTATGTATATTGCAATGCCATTAACCCGCGACTGAAAGTGCTTCTCAGAAATTTCAAACTCAGCGACGATATTTCCTTCCGGTTTTCCAATAAATCATGGAATGAATACCCGCTCACGGCCGATAAGTATGTAGCATGGCTCAATGCCCTCGACAAAAAAGAACAAACGGTAAACATTTTCATGGATTACGAAACCTTTGGAGAACACCAGGACCAGAACACGGGAATTTTCGAATTCCTCAAAGCTCTGCCCCGGGCTGTATTCTCCAGATCATCCTACCATTTTGCCACTCCCTCTGATGTTGCTGACCGGCACCAGCCAATAGCGGCCATCTCGGCTCTTCATCCCATTTCGTGGGCCGACGAAGAACGCGACATCTCTGCCTGGTTGGGAAATGAGCTTCAGCAGGCTGCCTTTAACAAACTCTATTCCCTCCGCCAGCTGGTTCTTAAAAACAATGAAGCGCAAATTTGGGAGGACTGGAAAAACCTGCAAACAGCCGACCACTTTTATTATATGTCAACCAAAGTACTCTCTGACGGGGAAGTGCATAAATACTTCAATCCTTACGATTCTCCCTATGACGCTTTTATTAATTACATGAACATTCTGAGCGATTTCGAAATCAGGCTGAAACAGGAACAAAAAATGCCTTCCGACCCTGCATACCTTATGAAACTTCTGGAAGAAAAGGAAAGGATCATCGAAGATCTCTCGAAACAAATTCCACCAAATATATCTTCAAAAACCCCAAGTAAAACCCTAAAAACCAAAACGATGAAAAAAGAAGCAACGAAAGCTAAAAAGGAGCAGGTAGCGCCTGCCGAAAAGAATGCCAAAACGGCTGAAAAAGCACCCGCCAAGAAAACGGTAAAGAAAACTACAGCCAAGAAAACAGCGGCAAAAAAAGCAACGGCAAAACCGGCGGCGAAAAAAACCACCGCTAAAAAAACAGCTAAGAAGACAACCGCTAAAAAAGCTGCACCCAAAAAGACAGCAGCAAAAAAGACAACCGCCAAAAAAACAGCCAAACCGGCTGCAAAAAAAGCTGTTGCCAAAAAAGCCGCGCCAAAAAAAGCAGCAGCCAAGAAATAA
- a CDS encoding glycosyltransferase family 4 protein — MRVLMFGWEFPPHITGGLGTACYGLTKGLSRYKDVDVTFVVPKAYGDEDQSSARIIGADGVHIKERTFTFSDFLRKMKMIEVESLLVPYLTPEEFEKSFETLSEKEIGVSLQTRVRGRLRFTGTYGKNLFQEISNYALVATVLAHEHHFDIIHAHDWLTFPAALAAKAVSGKPLVVHVHATDFDRSGGSVNPSVYEIERKGMEGADKVITVSNLTRETVIQKYGIPPEKVVTIYNAVDPLTEEERAREKKGIQEKIVTFLGRITLQKGPEYFIEAANKVLQRMDNVRFVMAGSGDMLHRMIRRAARLRIVDRFHFTGFLRGDDVQKMFSLSDVYVMPSVSEPFGISPLEAMQSSVPVIISYQSGVSEVLKYAIKVNFWDVDAMADAIYGILNYDALSDFFKKYGKEEVLQMKWENSAGKLREVYKSLCR; from the coding sequence ATGAGGGTTCTAATGTTCGGATGGGAGTTCCCTCCTCATATTACCGGAGGGCTTGGCACTGCCTGTTATGGGCTTACCAAGGGACTCTCGCGGTACAAAGATGTGGATGTAACCTTTGTTGTGCCCAAAGCATATGGCGATGAAGACCAGTCTTCGGCCCGCATTATCGGAGCCGATGGTGTGCATATTAAGGAAAGAACATTCACTTTCAGCGACTTCTTGCGGAAAATGAAAATGATCGAAGTGGAATCACTTCTTGTGCCGTACCTCACCCCGGAAGAATTTGAGAAAAGCTTTGAAACACTCTCTGAAAAAGAAATCGGGGTCAGCCTCCAGACGCGGGTTCGTGGCCGGCTCCGGTTTACAGGAACCTATGGAAAAAATCTCTTTCAGGAAATTTCGAATTACGCCCTGGTCGCCACCGTGCTGGCCCATGAACATCATTTCGATATCATTCATGCCCACGATTGGCTGACATTCCCTGCCGCACTCGCTGCCAAAGCCGTTTCCGGCAAACCCCTCGTGGTGCATGTCCATGCAACCGATTTCGACCGGAGCGGAGGAAGCGTAAACCCTTCCGTCTATGAAATTGAAAGGAAAGGCATGGAAGGTGCCGATAAAGTGATTACTGTCAGCAACCTTACGCGCGAAACCGTCATCCAAAAATACGGCATCCCTCCCGAAAAAGTGGTCACCATTTATAACGCAGTGGATCCTCTGACCGAAGAAGAACGCGCCCGGGAAAAGAAAGGAATCCAGGAGAAAATCGTCACTTTCCTCGGAAGAATTACCCTGCAAAAAGGCCCTGAGTATTTTATTGAAGCAGCCAATAAAGTCCTGCAGAGAATGGACAATGTCCGCTTTGTTATGGCCGGAAGCGGCGACATGCTGCACCGCATGATACGACGGGCCGCCCGCCTGCGGATCGTGGACCGGTTTCACTTTACCGGCTTTCTCCGGGGTGATGATGTGCAGAAAATGTTCTCCCTCAGCGATGTTTATGTTATGCCTTCCGTCTCGGAACCTTTCGGTATTAGCCCCCTCGAAGCCATGCAAAGCAGCGTGCCTGTTATTATTTCATATCAGTCAGGCGTATCTGAGGTTCTGAAATATGCCATCAAGGTGAATTTCTGGGACGTGGACGCTATGGCTGATGCGATTTATGGAATCCTTAACTACGACGCCCTCTCGGATTTCTTTAAAAAATACGGCAAGGAAGAAGTGCTTCAGATGAAATGGGAGAACTCAGCCGGAAAACTCCGGGAAGTATATAAATCATTATGCAGATAA